The DNA window TAAAAATTGCTATCAGAGAGTTCTACAAGAATTTATATCATCAGGAAGAGTCTCCTATGGTGGGTTTTAGGGACGGCCTGGTGGGTATGATATCTGAAGAGGATGCTGCAGCTTTAGAGATGTTGCCTTCGGCTGAGGAGATTAGAGATGCAGTGTGGGACTGTGAATCTTCTAGAGCACCAGAAAGTGATGGATACAACTTCAATTTTATCAAGAAATGCCGGGATCAGATTGAGACTGAGTTCACAGCAGCTGTGGTGGGGTTCTTTCAGACTTCTAGGTTACCGGCCGATACTAATATAACCTGGGTTGCTTTGACACCAAAATTCATTGAggccaaggagattaaagacCTTCGACCAATTAGCATGGTGTGCCGTGTGTATAGGTGATTTCCAAGGTATTGGTTAGGAGGATGAGATCAGTTATGCCAGGTCTAGTTGGTGAGACTTAGAGTGCGTTCGTCAAGGGCAGGAAGATACATGACGGGGCACTTATTGCATGTGAAATTGTACATTGGCTCAAAATGAGGAAAAAGGAAGCGGCAATAGTTAAACTGGACTTTCAAAAGGCATATGATAGAGTCAAGTGGAGTTTTATAGACATTGTTCTGCAGAAGATGGGTTTTGGCCGAAGGTGGAGGGAATGGGTTATGGAGTGTGTAAGCTCAACCTCTATGTCGGTGTTGATAAATGGTTCACCAACCAAGCCGTTCAAGATGGAAAGAGGTCTGAGACAAGGTGACCCTCTATCTCCATTCTTATTTGTGCTTGTCGTTGACGTCTTACATAGAATAATCGGAGAGACAGTGAGAAATGGCCGGATAACCCCGTTACTTGTTGGGAGAGACAACATTGAATTGTCACATCTTCAATTTGCTGACGACACTGTGTTGTTCTGTCCGCCGGAGGAGGAGACCATTAAGAATTACAAGAGGCTTCTACATTGTTTTGAGCTGATGTCGGGGTTAAGTATCAATTTTGACAAGTCCAGTTTGATCTCAATCAACTGTGAACAGCAGTGGGTTCGAAGTATGTGCAGCTTGCTAGGATGCAAGGAAGCTTCTCTTCCGTTAGATACCTTGGTGTCCCTCTAGGAGCTAACCCGAGGTTGGTTAAGACTTGGAAGCCAATTATCGATAAAGTAGAGGAGAAGCTCAGCCTGTGAAAATCTAAGGTGCTGAACAAAGATGAAAAGTTGGTGCTCATCAAAGCTGTACTAAACAGCTTGCCAGTATATTACCTAAGCTTATATAAGATGTCGAAAGCGGTTGCGGAGAAGCTGATCTCATTACAGAGAAAGTTCTTTTGGAGTAAGGAGGATGGCAGGAATGGTATGGCTTTGGTAAGCTGGGAAGTGGTCCAAGCCCCAAAAAAGATGGGTGGGTTAAGTGTTGGAGATGTGATGGTTCGTAACACAGCACTATTGTTTAAGTGGTTGTGGATGTTTTCAAAGGAGGAGTGTCCGTTGTGGAAGAGGGTGGTGTGCTCCTGTAACAATCTCTCTCCTAATGCACTATTATCGTCCCAGAAATTACCTACTAGAGGGAGTCCGTGGAAGGATATATGTCAGCTACAAATAAAGGAGCAATATATAAGAGACAAGATGATAACTGGCTTGTCCATGGAGGTTGGTGATGGAAGAAGGACTCACTTTTGGGAAGATATTTGGTTAAGTGGTGGCTCTCTGAAGGATAGGTTTTCAAGACTTTTCTCGGTTTCAATTAAAAAAGGATCAGTCATAGGGGTGTATGGGTTTTGGGATGGGTTAGAGTGGATTTGGAACTTCCAGTGGAGGCGTGAGCTTTTCCAATGGGAGTTGGAACTTGTAAACCAGCTACATGACACTCTAAGGCCGGTTAAACTAGCTCTTGACAGAGAGGATAAAGTGGTCTGAAAGTTTGACAAACAAGGtatttttttctactaacaATTTTGTGCAGGCTTTGCAGGCTGAAACGATTCCAGATAATGTAACCAGTTATAGCTTCACTAAGACTGTTTGGCGAGGGTTAGTCCCTCCAAGAGTTGAACTGTTTGCATGGTTTATTTTGATAGACATGGTGAAtacaaaggaaagactaggtcACCTCGGAATTATAAGTCTGAATGACAATATCTGTCTCTTGTGTAATAAGGATGTTGAATCTGTTCACCACTTGTTTCTTGGGTGCGAGTTTACTTGGCAGGTGTGGTGCGCTTGGGTATCAGATTTTGGAAGATAATGGTCTATTCCGGGTACAGTGAAAGAACACTTTCTAAGCTGGACATGTGTAACTTCTAGGAAGGAGGAGGGTAAGAAGTGGTTCATCATTTTTCTTGCGGTAATTTGGAACATCTGGTTGGAAAGGAATAGGAGGTTGTTCCAGAACACAGCTAAAAGTGTTGAGGAAATCATCAATTTGACTATTGCCAACTTCAAGGAGTGGAGAAGTCATGATCCCTTtagttgttgatggcaatgccggAGATGACATTGGGATATATTTGTTTTAGGTGTTTAAACTAGGtgttgttttttgtttgttttgctcTTTGATTACAGACTAGTTCACTCCACTTTTGTGTTGAGCctctttgtttataaaaaaaaactaataatttatttactaATAAGTAAAATTACCATTTCTAATTATAAAAGATAGAcatttgttaataaaattatttaaattctaaaaaattatttaaaattcacaaaatattttctaatacAACTTAACTCTAACTTTTCTTTTTACTTCATACCACCACTTCTCCAATTTCAAACTCTATTACTATTTTTATCCATGACTACGACCATCACTatcaccactaccaccatcactATTTCTATTACTTCTGGACTCGATCCTAACCTTCATCTATTAGCTCAAAACTTCACCCCATCACAAAACACCTAGTTCAGCCAACTTAAGCACATGCCAGAATTTGAATTCGCAAAACCCATAAACCAGAGTTAGAATTCACAGCTTCAATTGGTGTAACAATGGCGCAAAAGAAGAAATTCCACAGTCTCATATGTAGGATCTACTCCCAACCATAAAACCATGCGAACAACCAAACTCAACTTCAAGCGCCTCATCCTCAGCCTCACAGTTCTCTTCTCATTCATTCTAGGTTTTCTATTCCTATGAAAATCCATCGAAATCTACCGCACTCCACTCTCCTTCGATCAAATCGAATTCTTCTCCTTGCAGCGGGAGTCCGATCCCTTACACTTCCCCTGCTGATTCCGAGCCATATTTGTTGACGTCAAGACTTGGTCGGATCCTGGCGGCGAACATAGGAGTAAATAGCGAAGCAGCAAAGAGAACCCAGCGTGGCAGAGAAGGTAGTTTGTGTGAGAACGAAACCAAGTATCGATGCAATCAACCTGAAAGATTTGTGAGTAAAGAGGCAAGGTTCGAACGTAATCATTGTCTTCGAATTCGAAGAGGCAAACGGCGCAGTCGCAGCGTGAAGATAAACGATGAGAAGTGTCGTTGAGTTTGCTGGTGTATAGGGCAGCGTAAAGGAAGAAAGGGATGGTTTTGATGGTGATGAAGATAATGATGATGGTGGTTGGGGATGAGAGTGGTGGTGAGAAAGAATTTAGATGTGAGTGATGTGTGgagttaaaagaaaaattagagtTAAGTTATATTAGAAGGTATTTtagaaatttcaaataattttttaggattAAGGTAGTTTTGTTAGCAAAAATCCATcttttatagataaaaatgataattttatttattcgtAAATAGATTTATCAGCATTATGAATTTTCATAGATAAAAATGATAATCCActcgtaaaataaaaaaaagccaagagattttttctaataaaaaaccaaaaaggtTTGTCATTGTTAGGCTTGATGGTATCATTGGTATGTACATTTGTCACATACTCCTCAAGTCCTCAAGCATTTGGTTTGAAGCACGTAGCCAATAATAATGGACAAACTTACAAGGAAAATCAGCAAAACCGTGTGCGCCTTAATTTGTTATCTTCTTTCTAAACGCTTCTCATTAATAGTTGTAGACTACTTGTACATAGAACACGACATTTTCAATTTATCATTAATATGGACAATGCAGACACGCTGTTGTTTTGTTGTATCTTAGTCTAGCTTGATtcttaaaaacttaaattaatttaattcttacgaattttgatattatataataaaattattttttttaaaacttaacttcataaaaataattatatatctaatatcATATACTGCAGTATTCAATTAATTACCgtcaaataaacaaaaactaataaattatgATCTCTCCAATCTCCACCAcctaaaaaataaagtaaaataaaacctTTTATATGCATAACTACTAATTAAATGTTAATTATTGAATAGCTTTATAGCACCACCTAAACAGATGCTACTTAAATTTGACACTTAATATCAAGTCCACCACTTAAATTAACCTAAGCAACTTAAAAATAGTAGGTCTCAATATTAAGGGGGTCTAAAGTCTAAACAGAGTTCTAAGTGATGTTTTGACTTTTGAGAGtatctaataaataataattcctCAATTATTTACCCTAAATCAAATTGGTCATCTTCGTATGAACGGGTTGACTTTCTCAACCAGAATACATCCCATTTttacttttgtctttgattAAAGCCTGGTTTTGGAAAATGAATTTGTTATTCTGAGATGAGGTGTTGCTTGTAACAGAAAATAAGGTTATCCAATTCGAAACCCACGTAAGGTAAGGGGTTTGTGTCCTAAATTTGTGTACCGAGTCAGCAAAGTTGAAAACTTTTCTGTCATCCGAAATGACCCACCAACCCTCTTCTTCTCAATCTGTTGTTGCTGACAGCGCAGCCTTTGCCCCAAACTCAAGGCTCCTTCCTTATCCCCCTCCGTCACAgatatagaagaagaagaagaaggtggagGGGTTCGCTGCTATTGCTATGGCCTAACATCAATAAAAAGCTTCTAGTTTTGGCGATTCTCACACACGCTCGCTCGAACTCATGGGTCTCGTGTTTTGCTCCCTCTCCAAATTCTTATTATGCGCCATTTCTGGAGCTCTCACGCTGTGTTTTGCCGTAGGTAATGATCAACAGCAACGTATACATGGttgtttttcttaatttcatttgcTGATAAATGATTGATTAAAGCTGGTTTACGTGCCCCAAAAAGTTTTGTTTTTGCATGGTGGGGCttgaataaaattgaaagaagaagaaaaagagaggaaaaaaGGGGGGGGGGGGGTTAAGGTTAAACCCTTTTTCCGGGTTTTGTTTGACCAAAAATTAGGAGATTTTTATAGGATTTGCTTTTGATTTTGGAAAAGAATCAGAATTTTTCCCCCAACCTCTCTTTTGTCTTATGGAAGCTCGAATAGGAAAGGAATAAATTGTGTGCAAAAGTCAATTTGTTTTGGGGGATTTTATGAATTAATGAATTGATGGCAGATTGGCAGTGTAATTTCTGAATTCAGATTAGTTTGACGATTGTTGGTGTAGATGCTTTTGTATGGTAAAGTTTGTGAATTTGAGCGTCTAGGGGTTTTTACTGTTTTTACCTTATAGCAAGTAGCCACTCTTTTTAAGTGTTCTCATCTGGGTGTGAGGTTTGTTTCTATATTGGTGTCATGTCTTGTGTTTCTGACTTGCAGCTGGAGCCCTTACCGGAGCTATAGCTGGTGCTTTAGCTGCTAAGGCAACTCACAGTGGTTTGCTGCGGGGAGCTTCATTGGGCGCTGTTGCTGGGGCTATACTCTCGGTGGAAATCTTGGAAGCTTCCCGTGCATATTGGTGCATGGAGCAAACTGGCTCACGGGGCACGTCATCTATGGTTGGTACTCATTCCTCTCAATTTTCCTTGGTTTGAAGTGATATATGGCAAAACTATGGGGGAAAACATGGCTACCTTTTAGTTTCAAATGTCTTTGTATGGAATATAGATGCCCTTTTTACTTGGTTGTGCTTGGCTGTTAAGTAGCATCTGATATTTGTTAATAGTATGCTTTGTTTAATTCATTGTCTTAAAAAATGCAGGCAGATTTCATAGAGGAACTTGTTCGTGCTAGGCTTATAGAGGAATCAATTTCACCTGACATTTTAACTGCTTACAATTTGCaggtaatttttgttatttctgTTTCCTCCTCCTTTCCCGTTGTCTGTTATCTGTGTCCATCTCCTCATATTTGCCTTCTAAAAGCGATGACTCTTAGCTATTTTAATGTGAATGCACTACCTTCAATTGGTTTTTCACATTTTGAACTAATAGCACGTCACATATCATATACAAatccaaaattaacaaaacagAGAAAGTTTCACCATGTAATTTGTAAGAAAGTAACAACGCAGATCTGAATTTATGGAACGTGAAgatatatttgattatttatccAGACAGTTACAACATATAGTATGACAGAAGCAAAACAATTTGACATCCGATAAGCTTGTTTCGACAATTGGAAACATTTGTAAGAGGCATAATCAAACATGGTCTGGTACCCTGGTTAATCGAATTATCCATACAAGGATTTTGCTTTCATTTATCTGACATAAGA is part of the Arachis duranensis cultivar V14167 chromosome 1, aradu.V14167.gnm2.J7QH, whole genome shotgun sequence genome and encodes:
- the LOC107472244 gene encoding uncharacterized protein LOC107472244; the encoded protein is MSRSRLAKDMDKNTRYFHNIASTRRRNNRVDALVINGRLVRNQARIKIAIREFYKNLYHQEESPMVGFRDGLVGMISEEDAAALEMLPSAEEIRDAVWDCESSRAPESDGYNFNFIKKCRDQIETEFTAAVVGFFQTSRLPADTNITWVALTPKFIEAKEIKDLRPISMVCRVYR
- the LOC107472219 gene encoding NEP1-interacting protein-like 2 — its product is MGLVFCSLSKFLLCAISGALTLCFAVAGALTGAIAGALAAKATHSGLLRGASLGAVAGAILSVEILEASRAYWCMEQTGSRGTSSMADFIEELVRARLIEESISPDILTAYNLQFEQVAHGNRGYDEIHDVNNVVASRGMTKDSLNKLPQHVILKDMKAEDTCCAICLQDIVVGETARSLPRCRHTFHLTCVDRWLVKNHSCPVCRRTV